One segment of Leuconostoc lactis DNA contains the following:
- a CDS encoding dihydrolipoyl dehydrogenase family protein, whose amino-acid sequence MMYDIIFIGSGHAAWHGAQTLARAGKKVALVEANKVAGTCTNFGCNAKILLDGPAEMMHHLHHYHGIGINDTPDIIWPELMAYKHQVIDPLSDGLAKMLSVDGIDIIAGHAQFIDAQTIMVGEVQYQADQFVIATGQRPAKLPITGAEFTHDSTDFLDLPEMPKSMIFIGAGYIAMEFASIAHAAGSQVTLIEYGDRALNGFDADYAQKVVADMSAKGIQFNFGQAVASVTVLDNGQYAVETAQGQHFEAEYVMDTTGRVANIDGLGLDTIGVAYDRQGVLVNDHLQTNVPNIYASGDVISKPIARLTPTATFESHYIARVLLGDPTPITYPVVPTVAFTLPRVAQVGVTPDEAAQCDDLQVIEIPYGQVMRFQTLNDTHAAIKIVLNQKQQLVGAALIGDFAPEVINALVPVINKHYTSDDLKGQIFAFPTHTGIILPMIANYLA is encoded by the coding sequence ATCATGTACGATATTATTTTTATTGGTAGTGGCCATGCAGCATGGCACGGTGCGCAAACACTCGCGCGTGCTGGCAAGAAGGTTGCCTTAGTTGAGGCCAATAAAGTCGCGGGAACTTGCACGAACTTTGGCTGCAATGCCAAGATTTTGTTAGATGGCCCTGCAGAAATGATGCATCATTTGCACCACTATCACGGTATTGGCATTAACGACACGCCTGATATTATTTGGCCAGAATTGATGGCTTACAAGCACCAAGTGATTGATCCGTTATCCGATGGTTTGGCAAAAATGCTATCTGTTGACGGCATTGATATTATTGCTGGTCATGCGCAATTTATCGACGCACAAACGATTATGGTGGGAGAGGTCCAATATCAGGCTGATCAATTTGTAATTGCGACTGGTCAACGCCCCGCAAAGCTACCAATTACGGGTGCTGAATTCACGCATGACAGTACCGATTTCTTGGATTTGCCAGAAATGCCAAAGTCAATGATTTTTATTGGGGCGGGTTACATTGCGATGGAATTTGCGTCAATCGCCCATGCAGCGGGTAGCCAAGTGACTTTGATTGAATATGGTGACCGCGCGTTGAATGGCTTTGACGCGGACTATGCGCAAAAAGTTGTGGCTGATATGTCAGCCAAGGGGATTCAGTTTAATTTTGGTCAAGCTGTCGCCAGCGTGACCGTATTAGACAACGGGCAATATGCCGTAGAAACAGCACAAGGGCAACACTTTGAAGCTGAATATGTCATGGATACCACGGGGCGCGTGGCTAATATTGATGGCCTTGGCTTAGACACTATTGGGGTGGCCTACGACCGCCAAGGCGTCTTGGTGAATGATCATTTGCAAACGAATGTCCCTAACATTTACGCCAGTGGTGATGTGATTTCAAAGCCAATTGCGCGATTGACACCAACGGCAACCTTTGAATCCCACTACATTGCCCGCGTACTCTTGGGAGATCCTACACCAATCACTTATCCGGTTGTACCAACGGTGGCCTTTACGTTGCCACGTGTGGCCCAAGTAGGTGTGACGCCTGATGAAGCAGCTCAATGTGACGACTTACAAGTTATCGAGATTCCTTATGGACAAGTGATGCGTTTCCAAACGTTAAATGATACCCACGCCGCCATTAAAATTGTGCTGAACCAAAAGCAACAATTGGTCGGCGCTGCCTTAATTGGTGATTTTGCACCGGAAGTCATTAACGCTTTGGTGCCAGTGATTAACAAACACTATACGAGTGACGATCTTAAAGGCCAAATTTTTGCCTTTCCAACCCACACGGGGATTATTTTGCCGATGATTGCGAACTATTTAGCTTAA
- a CDS encoding DUF1304 domain-containing protein, with product MIALVITALVAIEAIGIMVVEVFGSTPQQAKAFELKPEIVDIPEVKTLLGNQGVYNGLLGVLIFATMFLLSGQQQVLMLALEMGFILIAAIYGSLTAARKIILVQGLPAAIALLALLLK from the coding sequence ATGATAGCATTGGTCATCACGGCGCTAGTCGCCATTGAAGCAATTGGCATTATGGTTGTTGAAGTTTTTGGGTCAACACCACAACAAGCAAAGGCGTTTGAATTAAAGCCTGAAATTGTCGATATTCCTGAAGTCAAGACATTGCTTGGTAACCAAGGGGTGTATAATGGTTTGCTTGGTGTGTTAATCTTTGCCACGATGTTTTTATTGTCAGGTCAGCAACAAGTTTTGATGTTGGCACTGGAAATGGGCTTCATTCTAATTGCGGCGATTTATGGTAGCTTGACAGCTGCCCGCAAGATTATTTTGGTACAAGGCTTGCCAGCAGCGATTGCATTATTGGCATTACTTTTAAAATAA
- a CDS encoding NADP-dependent oxidoreductase, with the protein MKAAVINQYGDRNELTVVDTAVPTIQADEVLVENIATSINPIDYKAREGLLQRMFQWQFPVVLGWDVAGKIVAVGDAVTGSKVGDAVFARPDIDPIGRNGSYAEYTAVKADKLALKPVNVSFAEAAAVPLAGLTALQMLQQLQVSAGKKVLIQAGAGGVGIYAIQLAKKMGAYVATTASQANHDFVVELGADEVIDYHTTNIQDVLSDYDAVFDMVGDVDNGLAILKPGGHFVTISASLTDAQKATADKTVREGWLQPNGRDLAVLAADIAAGDLKIVVDSVYPLTTAGIRAAHERSETHHARGKIVVQIKPEENGGE; encoded by the coding sequence ATGAAAGCAGCAGTGATTAACCAATATGGTGATCGAAATGAATTAACAGTGGTTGACACAGCTGTGCCAACTATTCAAGCGGATGAAGTGTTGGTCGAAAACATTGCGACTAGCATTAATCCGATTGACTATAAGGCTCGTGAAGGCTTGTTACAGCGAATGTTCCAATGGCAGTTTCCCGTGGTGCTTGGTTGGGATGTCGCTGGGAAAATTGTTGCCGTTGGCGATGCAGTGACCGGCTCTAAAGTTGGGGACGCCGTTTTTGCCCGGCCAGATATTGACCCGATTGGACGTAATGGGTCATACGCTGAATACACGGCAGTAAAAGCAGATAAATTGGCATTGAAGCCAGTTAACGTAAGTTTTGCTGAAGCAGCCGCGGTGCCTTTGGCTGGCTTAACGGCGTTACAAATGTTGCAACAACTGCAAGTGAGTGCGGGTAAAAAAGTGCTCATTCAAGCCGGTGCTGGTGGTGTGGGTATTTATGCCATTCAACTGGCTAAAAAGATGGGGGCCTATGTTGCCACAACGGCTAGTCAAGCCAATCATGATTTTGTGGTGGAGCTAGGTGCCGATGAAGTGATTGACTATCATACCACTAACATTCAAGATGTGCTATCAGATTATGATGCGGTCTTTGATATGGTTGGCGATGTCGATAATGGATTAGCGATTTTAAAGCCAGGGGGTCACTTTGTGACAATTTCTGCATCATTAACTGATGCGCAAAAGGCCACAGCAGATAAGACGGTTCGTGAAGGTTGGCTGCAACCAAACGGCCGGGATTTGGCCGTTTTAGCTGCCGACATCGCCGCAGGTGACTTAAAAATTGTCGTGGACTCTGTTTACCCATTGACGACGGCAGGCATTCGAGCAGCGCATGAACGTAGTGAAACGCACCACGCGCGTGGTAAAATTGTGGTACAAATTAAACCAGAAGAAAATGGGGGAGAATAA
- a CDS encoding MFS transporter, whose product MDSSVQNARLFKLAILSISLVLTVTTAVSTALPAMIAAFKQYPPTQVEMLTTLPTISLLITVLASSWIVKHIGARHATLIGLVLALLAGLVPVFVTQYSVIFISRLLLGVGVGLFNNLAYSLIMAVYDGEERQTMLGFQSAVGTVGNAAAAFVVGLLVTSGWQMAFNVNWLFVVPLILFGLFAGKIDQLTKVAVVADNTQASVKKKATTNVAVLGYVVLIATFFAFYFGLMLKLAGFLVEQGLGTAATAAAQLSVMSLLGLVPSLLYGKIYKHLRRLTIPTGLIFAGLGLWAIVSANTVGMVWIGVSFVGLGLPIFMPAVFGRVAEVQPVGTSNLSSALMLVGINVAVFLSPQILALVTPLTGQTTNKATLLVATLMMFLLAAIQLALVIYKRPTIRHHRRMGL is encoded by the coding sequence ATGGATTCATCGGTTCAAAATGCTAGGTTATTCAAACTGGCGATTCTCTCAATTTCATTGGTGTTAACGGTGACGACTGCTGTCTCAACTGCCTTGCCGGCAATGATTGCGGCGTTTAAACAATATCCACCGACACAAGTGGAAATGCTCACAACGCTACCAACCATTTCACTACTTATTACCGTGTTGGCCAGTTCGTGGATTGTCAAACACATTGGTGCGCGCCACGCAACCTTGATTGGTCTAGTATTGGCACTGCTGGCGGGCTTGGTACCAGTCTTTGTGACACAATATTCGGTGATTTTCATCTCCCGTCTCTTGCTGGGTGTTGGCGTAGGGCTGTTTAATAATTTGGCCTATAGTTTAATTATGGCAGTTTATGACGGTGAAGAACGGCAGACGATGCTAGGTTTTCAATCCGCTGTCGGTACAGTCGGCAATGCCGCAGCGGCATTTGTTGTTGGTTTGTTAGTCACGAGTGGCTGGCAAATGGCCTTTAATGTCAACTGGCTGTTTGTTGTACCGCTAATCTTATTTGGTTTATTTGCCGGGAAAATTGATCAACTGACTAAGGTTGCGGTAGTGGCTGACAATACACAAGCATCTGTCAAAAAGAAAGCAACAACGAATGTTGCGGTTCTTGGTTATGTTGTTCTAATTGCGACTTTTTTCGCCTTTTACTTTGGCTTAATGCTCAAATTAGCTGGTTTCTTGGTTGAACAGGGACTAGGGACTGCTGCTACGGCGGCTGCCCAACTTAGTGTGATGTCTTTGCTTGGTTTGGTGCCCAGTCTCTTGTATGGAAAAATCTATAAGCATTTACGGCGACTCACGATTCCGACTGGTTTAATCTTTGCTGGTCTGGGACTGTGGGCGATTGTCTCAGCCAATACGGTGGGGATGGTCTGGATTGGTGTGAGCTTTGTGGGTTTGGGATTACCTATTTTCATGCCGGCCGTCTTTGGACGGGTAGCAGAAGTACAACCCGTGGGAACGTCTAATTTATCGTCGGCGCTGATGTTGGTCGGTATTAATGTGGCTGTTTTCTTGTCACCACAAATTTTAGCCTTGGTCACACCATTAACGGGCCAGACAACAAATAAAGCAACCTTGTTAGTAGCCACGTTGATGATGTTCTTGTTGGCTGCGATTCAGTTAGCGTTGGTAATCTACAAGCGGCCAACCATAAGGCATCATAGGAGGATGGGACTTTGA
- a CDS encoding MarR family transcriptional regulator encodes MIPADYLYDELCLSVYNTNRYFHRLYSRVLEPYDLSYLQYMSLLIIHQQGPLKLMDIGAALDLSSNTLTPVIDKLVKKSWLHKAPSPTDKRAKVLAMPADKQPLFAQILAEVDAIRDQLLARSGRPLEEVLRENQALNHILQTMLTEKEEG; translated from the coding sequence ATGATACCAGCTGATTATCTTTATGATGAACTTTGTTTATCCGTTTATAACACGAACCGTTATTTTCATCGACTTTATAGTCGCGTATTAGAACCTTATGATTTGTCATACTTACAATACATGAGTCTTTTAATCATTCATCAACAAGGCCCGTTGAAGTTAATGGATATTGGTGCAGCGCTGGATTTATCGAGTAACACGCTCACACCAGTCATTGATAAACTGGTCAAAAAGTCATGGTTGCACAAGGCACCCAGTCCAACTGATAAGCGGGCCAAGGTCTTAGCGATGCCAGCTGACAAACAACCTTTATTTGCACAAATACTGGCCGAGGTCGATGCTATTCGCGACCAGTTATTGGCGCGCAGTGGCCGACCACTTGAAGAAGTTTTGCGTGAAAACCAAGCGTTAAATCACATTTTACAAACGATGCTAACCGAAAAGGAAGAAGGATAA
- a CDS encoding 6-phospho-beta-glucosidase, which translates to MSKKGLQLPEDFLWGGAIAAHQAEGYWDADGKGVSIADVLTAGSHEQPREITDGVVPGKNYPNYHGIYFYKTYKEDLALMAEMGFKAFRTSIAWTRIFPNGDDAEPNEAGLAFYDDLFDTMHALGIEPVITLQHFEMPYHLVTAYGGWENRQVIYYFEKYVRVVFERYKDKVTYWITHNEISNQANQAEKSSLSEFLVWTNSGLKFTPEMTVDERQAAMYQAAHNELVASARAVRIGHDINPNFKIGAMLNVGTLYPASTKPADQLAVQKARQQRDWFSDVHIRGAYPHELEQLFARTGWRSDVTAQDFEDLAAGTVDYLSISYYASSVIRAKTDADAELDAATQWETVPNTEIKASDWGWAIDPQGLRYALNEINDLYPGLPIMIVENGFGAYDQLDTTTDEPTVHDDYRIAYLGAHIAEVEKAVVNDGIPVIGYLSWGPIDIVSAGTGEMKKRYGYIYVDLDDFGEGSAKRYKKDSFHWYQQVIASRGENL; encoded by the coding sequence ATGTCAAAAAAAGGATTACAATTACCAGAAGATTTTCTATGGGGTGGTGCGATTGCTGCGCATCAAGCCGAAGGGTATTGGGACGCAGATGGCAAGGGCGTTTCGATTGCGGATGTGTTAACGGCCGGTTCGCATGAGCAACCCCGTGAAATTACTGACGGCGTGGTGCCAGGGAAAAATTATCCCAATTATCACGGGATTTATTTTTATAAGACATACAAGGAAGATTTAGCCTTAATGGCCGAAATGGGCTTTAAAGCCTTTCGGACATCGATTGCCTGGACACGGATTTTCCCTAATGGCGATGATGCTGAACCCAATGAAGCAGGGTTAGCCTTCTACGATGACTTGTTTGACACAATGCATGCCCTTGGCATTGAGCCAGTTATCACGTTACAACACTTTGAGATGCCTTATCATCTGGTGACGGCCTATGGTGGTTGGGAAAATCGGCAAGTGATTTATTACTTTGAAAAATATGTGCGGGTCGTGTTTGAGCGTTACAAAGACAAGGTGACGTACTGGATCACGCATAACGAAATCTCCAATCAGGCCAATCAAGCGGAAAAAAGTAGTCTATCAGAATTTCTTGTGTGGACGAATTCTGGTTTGAAATTCACGCCAGAGATGACGGTTGATGAACGGCAAGCCGCGATGTATCAAGCGGCCCATAACGAGTTGGTTGCAAGTGCTCGTGCCGTGCGCATTGGTCATGACATCAATCCGAACTTTAAAATTGGGGCAATGCTTAATGTGGGGACGCTTTATCCTGCATCGACAAAACCAGCTGATCAATTGGCGGTGCAAAAAGCCAGACAGCAACGTGACTGGTTTAGCGATGTGCATATTCGCGGCGCTTATCCGCATGAATTGGAACAATTATTTGCCCGTACAGGCTGGCGTTCTGATGTGACGGCGCAAGATTTTGAAGATTTAGCTGCTGGTACGGTGGATTATTTGAGCATTTCTTACTATGCGTCATCGGTCATTCGGGCAAAAACGGATGCGGATGCGGAATTAGATGCGGCCACGCAATGGGAGACTGTCCCCAATACTGAAATCAAAGCTAGTGATTGGGGGTGGGCAATTGATCCGCAAGGGTTACGCTATGCGCTCAATGAAATTAACGACCTTTATCCAGGGTTGCCAATTATGATTGTTGAAAATGGGTTTGGGGCGTATGATCAACTTGACACGACCACCGATGAGCCAACTGTGCATGATGATTACCGCATAGCTTATTTAGGGGCGCACATTGCCGAAGTTGAAAAAGCAGTGGTGAATGATGGCATTCCCGTTATCGGCTACTTGTCTTGGGGACCAATTGATATTGTGTCGGCCGGTACAGGCGAAATGAAGAAGCGTTACGGCTACATTTATGTTGATTTAGATGATTTTGGTGAAGGTAGTGCCAAGCGGTATAAGAAGGATAGTTTCCACTGGTATCAACAAGTGATTGCCAGCCGCGGTGAAAATTTATAA
- a CDS encoding ROK family protein: MDRNYLAIDIGGTNLKYGIVNRAGELIEKHSTPTVTMDLPAFMAQLTAIVAPYQDQIKGVGIAVPGKVDHHDETIYGGGALQFLDQVNLPAALQLAVPVSVENDGKAAALAELWLGNLKNVQNGAAVVLGTGVGGGLILNGQLYAGSHFQAGELSFMALDTDLSDPNHWMGSQGSAVRMIERVATALDLADSHDGYAVFEAINQGDRRALPQFLAYTQTIAHLIYNLQTVIDVERVVIGGGISAQPIVADQIQTAYRALLAQNAVIANVLTPIPILSSRFGNDANLYGAIYHLLMTINQEV; encoded by the coding sequence ATGGATCGTAATTATTTGGCCATTGATATTGGTGGGACGAATTTAAAGTATGGCATCGTTAATCGTGCGGGTGAATTAATTGAAAAACATAGCACGCCGACCGTCACGATGGATTTACCGGCATTTATGGCGCAATTGACGGCTATTGTAGCGCCGTATCAAGACCAAATTAAAGGCGTTGGCATTGCGGTACCAGGCAAGGTTGACCATCATGATGAAACGATTTATGGTGGTGGGGCTTTACAGTTTTTAGACCAAGTAAATTTACCAGCAGCCTTACAGTTAGCCGTGCCAGTCAGTGTTGAAAACGATGGGAAAGCGGCAGCATTGGCAGAATTATGGCTGGGAAATCTTAAAAATGTTCAAAATGGTGCCGCCGTGGTATTAGGCACCGGTGTTGGTGGCGGGTTAATTTTAAATGGCCAATTATATGCTGGGAGTCATTTCCAAGCAGGGGAATTAAGTTTTATGGCATTAGATACTGACTTGTCAGATCCCAACCATTGGATGGGGAGTCAGGGGAGTGCCGTCCGGATGATTGAACGTGTTGCCACCGCCCTGGATTTAGCGGACTCACATGATGGTTACGCCGTTTTTGAGGCGATTAACCAAGGTGATCGGCGCGCATTACCACAATTTTTGGCCTATACACAAACCATCGCGCACCTGATTTATAATTTGCAAACGGTGATTGACGTCGAACGGGTGGTGATTGGTGGTGGCATCAGCGCGCAACCCATTGTTGCTGACCAGATTCAAACCGCTTATCGGGCGTTATTAGCGCAGAATGCGGTGATTGCCAACGTGCTCACGCCGATCCCAATTTTATCGAGCCGGTTTGGCAATGATGCTAATTTGTATGGGGCAATTTATCATTTGTTGATGACGATTAATCAAGAAGTTTAG
- a CDS encoding AraC family transcriptional regulator — protein MRSQANRDMGEPFTHEIVKPVALNLPVYWIIHNAKEQQHAVPRHWHKELELNLTVSGHIDQFSIDGQTFDTQTGDVLVINSGSIHTIPLQKVGSEAMTLFFNNDFLRTALPNISELVFVTHPNGIDSVTSTGLVDYFYAMHHTVKNDPTNYLRITRLAYDILDELVLHFSNHDFGVNPHLIQAKDDKLYQILWYIKANVQHGLTVSALAAHFGVSTSYLSRYFKMKLQMTPLEYLQAIRLHKAYQYLMNTNKSISWISDMTGFGDVKSFERLFKNTYGMSPKKYRQQFTN, from the coding sequence ATGAGGTCGCAAGCTAATCGTGATATGGGCGAACCGTTTACACATGAAATTGTCAAACCGGTAGCGCTGAACTTGCCAGTGTATTGGATTATTCATAATGCAAAAGAACAGCAACATGCAGTACCACGGCATTGGCATAAAGAATTAGAATTGAATTTAACGGTGAGCGGGCATATTGACCAATTTTCGATTGATGGTCAGACTTTTGATACGCAGACCGGGGATGTGTTAGTGATTAATTCAGGCAGTATCCATACGATTCCGTTGCAAAAAGTTGGTAGTGAAGCGATGACCTTATTTTTTAATAATGACTTTTTGCGGACGGCCTTACCAAACATTTCTGAACTTGTTTTTGTCACCCATCCTAATGGGATTGATAGTGTGACAAGTACGGGGTTGGTTGACTATTTTTATGCGATGCATCATACGGTGAAAAATGATCCAACAAACTATCTACGGATTACGCGTTTAGCTTATGATATTTTAGATGAATTAGTGTTACATTTTTCCAACCATGATTTTGGTGTGAATCCGCATTTGATTCAGGCGAAGGACGATAAACTATATCAAATTTTGTGGTATATCAAAGCAAATGTCCAACACGGTCTGACGGTTTCAGCGCTGGCGGCGCATTTTGGCGTCTCCACAAGTTATTTGTCCCGATATTTTAAAATGAAGTTACAGATGACACCGCTTGAGTATTTACAGGCGATTCGGTTGCATAAAGCCTATCAATACCTCATGAATACCAATAAATCAATTAGCTGGATTTCTGACATGACAGGTTTTGGTGACGTCAAATCCTTTGAACGATTATTTAAAAACACGTATGGTATGTCACCCAAAAAATATCGTCAACAGTTCACAAACTGA
- a CDS encoding glycoside hydrolase family 1 protein: MQAKQFPADFLWGGATAANQFEGGWQDGGRGPATSDTAVAIDPKDRKTALDFTAPMSKEKVLAALNDEEGRYPKRWGSDFYHRYKEDIALYAEMGLKTFRLSIAWSRIFPNGDDAEPNEAGLQFYDAVFDELRKYNIEPLVTLSHYETPIGIALNYGGWQNRAVIDLFVKYAKTVITRYQDKVKYWLTFNEINVIGVSGYVGGALLSDDDAYTLQDCFQAAHHQFVASSLVTQFAHELNPDLKIGMMLARMQAYPATPNPLDVLQALKLDHENLFYSDVQVRGKYPAYAKRFFAENGINLQMAPSDEAILAANPVDFMSFSYYMSTVARHEPGANIEKTSGNFVNGEANPYLESSDWGWQIDPVGLRITLNYLYDRYQVPLFVVENGLGALDTVTADGQIHDDYRIDYVKQHIQQMYEAIQDGVELLGYTTWGITDLVSAGTSEFSKRYGFVYVDMDDQGQGTFDRLRKDSFYWYQHVIATRGAAAFD; the protein is encoded by the coding sequence ATGCAAGCGAAACAATTTCCGGCAGACTTTCTCTGGGGTGGGGCCACTGCGGCAAATCAATTTGAAGGTGGTTGGCAAGACGGTGGGCGTGGGCCGGCCACGTCGGATACAGCGGTAGCTATTGATCCCAAGGATCGTAAGACCGCACTTGATTTTACCGCACCAATGAGCAAAGAAAAGGTCTTGGCAGCTTTAAATGATGAAGAAGGACGTTATCCCAAGCGCTGGGGTTCAGACTTCTATCATCGCTACAAAGAAGATATTGCGTTATATGCAGAAATGGGACTCAAGACGTTTCGACTGTCAATTGCTTGGTCACGTATTTTTCCTAACGGGGATGATGCGGAACCAAATGAAGCTGGCCTACAATTCTATGATGCAGTGTTTGATGAATTACGCAAATATAACATTGAACCACTGGTGACGTTATCGCACTATGAAACGCCGATTGGGATTGCGTTAAATTATGGTGGTTGGCAGAATCGGGCGGTAATTGATTTATTTGTTAAGTATGCCAAAACGGTAATCACGCGTTATCAAGATAAAGTGAAGTACTGGTTAACTTTTAATGAAATCAATGTTATCGGCGTGTCTGGTTACGTGGGCGGTGCTTTACTGTCAGATGATGACGCGTATACGCTACAAGACTGCTTTCAAGCAGCGCATCATCAGTTTGTCGCCTCTAGCTTAGTGACACAATTTGCACATGAGCTAAACCCTGATTTAAAAATTGGGATGATGCTGGCGCGAATGCAAGCTTATCCGGCGACACCTAATCCGTTAGATGTTTTGCAAGCCTTAAAGTTGGATCACGAAAATCTATTTTATTCAGATGTGCAGGTACGTGGTAAATATCCTGCCTATGCTAAGCGTTTCTTTGCTGAAAATGGGATTAATTTGCAGATGGCACCTTCCGATGAGGCGATATTGGCGGCTAATCCAGTTGATTTTATGTCGTTTTCATACTATATGAGCACGGTGGCACGGCATGAACCAGGTGCAAATATTGAAAAAACATCGGGTAATTTTGTTAACGGTGAGGCCAATCCGTATTTAGAGAGTTCAGATTGGGGCTGGCAGATTGATCCGGTTGGCTTGCGCATCACGTTAAATTATTTGTATGATCGTTATCAAGTACCGTTGTTTGTTGTCGAAAATGGTTTAGGAGCGCTTGATACGGTGACAGCGGATGGTCAGATTCATGATGATTATCGCATTGATTATGTGAAGCAACATATTCAACAAATGTATGAAGCCATTCAAGATGGTGTTGAACTTTTGGGTTACACAACTTGGGGGATTACAGATTTGGTGTCAGCTGGGACATCGGAGTTTTCTAAACGCTATGGTTTTGTTTATGTTGACATGGATGACCAAGGGCAGGGGACATTTGACCGCTTACGCAAAGATAGTTTTTATTGGTATCAACACGTGATTGCGACGCGGGGTGCGGCCGCATTTGATTAA